A genome region from Penicillium psychrofluorescens genome assembly, chromosome: 3 includes the following:
- a CDS encoding uncharacterized protein (ID:PFLUO_005386-T1.cds;~source:funannotate), whose translation MCRFLIYKGRHEIRLSKLVTEPSHSILTQSYDSRLRLDNRRPVNGDGFGVGFYTDPKLGPEPCIFTSTVPAWNCENLERLAAKTCSNLIFAHVRATTEGTLADNNCHPFQHQTLMWMHNGNIGGWKYIKRTLADSLADKWYLGVKGGTDSEWAFALFLDLLEKEGVDPSSDPGPEGFGQALLRRVMMKTIAKINELVRAIPEKHNVTGVETRSLLNFAVTDGHTVVCTRYISSKTDEPASLYFSSGTKWKEGTPTGHFKMERHDKGADIVLVASEPITFERHNWVSVPTNSVVTIHKQTVLLHPILDEFYGEDLNHDRSSCYAVSKGLVSTAPGTTVPPQTTDEPIKGRTGLDVSNGDGVGLEGPRPGHAAECAVSH comes from the exons ATGTGTCGATTTCTG ATATATAAAGGCCGCCATGAGATCCGTCTCAGCAAGCTAGTGACAGAGCCGAGTCATTCCATTCTGACTCAATCCTACGACTCCCGATTACGACTG GATAACCGCCGCCCCGTCAATGGGGACGGCTTTGGGGTTGGTTTTTATACCGACCCAAAGCTTGGACCAGAACCATGCATCTTCACATCAACTGTACCCGCGTGGAATTGTGAGAACCTGGAACGGCTTGCTGCGAAGACATGCTCAAACCTCATATTCGCGCATGTCCGGGCAACAACCGAAGGCACTCTCGCCGACAACAACTGCCACCCGTTCCAGCACCAGACCCTGATGTGGATGCACAATGGCAACATCGGGGGCTGGAAGTACATCAAGCGCACATTGGCAGACTCGCTCGCTGACAAGTGGTATCTTGGAGTCAAGGGCGGCACAGATAGCGAGTGGGCATTCGCACTGTTTCTCGACCTactggagaaagaaggggtGGACCCGAGCTCGGATCCAGGCCCAGAGGGATTCGGACAGGCACTTCTTCGCCGAGTGATGATGAAAACCATTGCCAAGATCAACGAGCTTGTTCGGGCGATTCCCGAGAAGCACAACGTTACGGGCGTCGAGACTCGGAGTTTGTTGAACTTTGCCGTCACCGACGGTCATACGGTCGTTTGCACTCGGTATATCAGCAGCAAGACAGATGAGCCGGCCAGCCTGTATTTCTCCTCTGGGACCAAGTGGAAAGAGGGCACGCCAACAGGCCACTTCAAGATGGAGCGACATGACAAGGGCGCCGATATCGTTCTGGTGGCCAGCGAACCTATCACCTTTGAAAGACACAACTGGGTCTCAGTGCCCACCAACTCGGTGGTCACCATCCACAAGCAGACAGTGCTGCTGCACCCGATTCTAGATGAATTCTACGGGGAGGATTTGAACCACGACCGCTCTTCATGCTATGCAGTGTCGAAAGGCCTTGTCAGCACTGCTCCCGGCACGACTGTCCCGCCTCAGACTACAGACGAGCCCATAAAAGGCCGAACTGGTCTTGACGTGAGCAATGGTGATGGCGTCGGCCTGGAGGGCCCTCGACCTGGTCACGCTGCCGAATGTGCCGTGTCACATTAA
- a CDS encoding uncharacterized protein (ID:PFLUO_005382-T1.cds;~source:funannotate): MAIEVVPLTETDIPGVIEVIQQAFADDPYFKWVFDGPKFNKQRNYDSLAARCHWGIRNAMFQVAKEQDAILGVSCWLAPQPTSTPESWYSWVQGWSLSFNQLVNNIRYLGRGGLRANRYWIWKARQTEAQSQIWDDPLGYYFCNMVAVSPAAQGKGVGRMLFEAVTRKADEEGRKCYLESSKNVPNVQIYERMGFHMSMEMECRDGEDACMLYCMVRNPKTTE; encoded by the exons ATGGCGATCGAAGTCGTCCCGCTGACCGAAACCGACATCCCCGGTGTCATCGAGGTGATTCAGCAGGCGTTTGCGGATGATCCATATTTCAAATGGGTGTTTGATGGCCCCAAG TTCAACAAGCAAAGAAACTATGACTCTCTAGCCGCACGCTGCCACTGGGGCATCCGAAACGCCATGTTCCAAGTAGCCAAAGAGCAGGACGCCATCCTGGGCGTATCCTGCTGGCTCGCGCCGCAGCCCACCTCCACACCAGAGAGCTGGTACTCCTGGGTGCAAGGATGGTCGCTCTCATTCAACCAGCTCGTCAATAACATCCGGTACCTGGGCCGAGGCGGGCTGCGCGCGAACAGGTACTGGATCTGGAAAGCGCGCCAGACAGAAGCGCAGTCGCAGATCTGGGATGATCCGCTGGGCTACTATTTCTGTAATATGGTGGCGGTTAGTCCCGCGGCGCAGGGGAAGGGGGTTGGGAGGATGTTGTTTGAAGCTGTGACGCGAAAGGCCGACGAAGAGGGGAGGAAGTGTTATCTGGAGAGCTCGAAGAATGTGCCTAATGTGCAGATTTATGAGCGCATGGGGTTTCATATGAGTATGGAGATGGAGTGTAGGGATGGGGAGGATGCTTGTATG TTGTACTGCATGGTGCGGAATCCCAAGACCACGGAGTGA
- a CDS encoding uncharacterized protein (ID:PFLUO_005384-T1.cds;~source:funannotate), whose amino-acid sequence MRNTLLLVFIHGFKGGEDTFGNFPEQLRTLVSKALPAIQVVTVVYPRYETKGDLKETVGRFREWLQNTVIDLEVANQTASPTVDPSVHVFLVGHSMGGIVGAEALLLLAAEQPIPPNFAPGTSGAQPDGDSPVVEPGTFMFPHVQGVLAFDTPFLGIAPGVMAYGAEEHYRNATTAYNAFSDVAGIFGIGKNDKAGATQPPQEPPKALPASSDAAATPPWQRWGRYAMFAGAAGAVAAGGAAMYSQRQRLTEGLTWVSSHLEFVGCLTKTSDLRQRVEGLSKVQEERGIGCVNFYTCLGKGATSLLESTGISQTSFSQKIIRSKNRTFCSLPSHVEGDEEAEGVEQLGLRWTKAVNDQASDEVKAHITMFLPKENPAFPALVVEACKTLVKSIDKGWYSTSTGPVEAESDAQRAHAPPKPEDDFMDGDDVVVVD is encoded by the exons ATGAGAAATACACTGCTTCTCGTCTTTATTCACGGCTTCAAG GGTGGTGAAGATACCTTTGGGAATTTCCCAGAGCAGCTGCGCACTCTTGTGAGCAAGGCATTGCCCGCTATTCAGGTCGTCACGGTAGTGTACCCGAGGTATGAGACCAAAGGCGACCTGAAAGAGACCGTGGGGCGGTTTCGAGAATG GCTACAAAATACCGTGATTGACTTAGAGGTTGCAAACCAAACTGCATCGCCCACTGTCGACCCATCTGTCCATGTTTTCTTAGTTGGGCATTCCATGGGAGGAATTGTGGGCGCTGAGGCGCTGCTGCTACTGGCTGCAGAACAACCTATTCCTCCCAACTTTGCGCCCGGTACATCGGGAGCTCAACCGGATGGTGATTCACCTGTCGTGGAACCGGGCACCTTCATGTTCCCGCATGTCCAAGGAGTACTTGCCTTCGATACGCCCTTCTTGGGAATCGCTCCAGGAGTGATGGCATACGGTGCTGAAGAACACTATCGCAATGCTACCACAGCGTATAATGCCTTTTCCGACGTCGCAGGAATTTTTGGTATTGGGAAAAACGACAAGGCTGGAGCTACACAGCCCCCACAGGAACCACCCAAAGCCTTGCCCGCATCGTCTGATGCTGCCGCGacgccgccatggcagcgaTGGGGCCGATATGCCATGTTCGCCGGTGCGGCCGGTGCTGTTGCGGCCGGTGGTGCAGCCATGTATTCCCAGCGCCAGCGCTTGACTGAAGGTCTGACCTGGGTATCCTCGCATCTCGAGTTCGTTGGTTGCCTGACAAAGACATCGGATCTCCGACAGCGTGTGGAGGGATTATCGAAGGTTCaggaagagcgaggaatTGGCTGCGTCAACTTTTACACCTGTCTTGGAAAAGGCGCGACATCTCTCTTGGAAAGCACAGGCATAAGCCAAACCTCTTTCAGTCAAAAGATCATTCGGTCGAAAAACCGGACCTTTTGTTCACTTCCCTCTCATGTAGAGGGTgacgaagaggccgagggcgTGGAGCAGCTCGGTCTCCGGTGGACGAAGGCTGTCAATGACCAAGCCTCCGACGAGGTGAAGGCGCATATCACCATGTTCCTACCTAAAGAAAACCCTGCGTTTCCTGCACTTGTCGTGGAAGCCTGCAAAACTCTGGTGAAGTCGATCGACAAGGGCTGGTATAGTACGTCGACGGGCCCAGTTGAAGCGGAGAGTGATGCCCAACGTGCACACGCGCCGCCCAAGCCAGAAGACGACTTTATGGACGGCGATGACGTGGTAGTTGTGGATTGA
- a CDS encoding uncharacterized protein (ID:PFLUO_005383-T1.cds;~source:funannotate) — protein MGFGQFDSICQKAALPLCSLVGPPSTISGSTGIISNCYARNIELANTIIFEGAASFIHIIALGMTVIMILHIRSKFTAVGRKEIITFFYLYLALTIFSLIIDAGVVPPGSDPFPYFVAVQNGFTSALCTCLLVNGFVGFQLYEDGTALSVWLIRITSGIMFIMTFVISLLTFKSWGGLGPNNTIGLFVVLYLLNAICVAIYLVMQLLLVLNTLEDRWPLGHISFGVFMFVIGQVLLYAFSDTICNNVQHYLDGLFFATVCNLLAVMMVYKFWDSITKEDLEFSVGVKPNTWEVKEPLPEEDRRTTVYQDANSDYAPSMYHHRASTYGHHNY, from the exons ATGGGCTTCGGCCAGTTCGATTCAATATGCCAGAAGGCGGCACTGCCCCTGTGCTCCCTGGTCGGCCCGCCATCCACGATATCCGGATCGACAGGCATCATATCCAACTGCTATGCGCGAAATATTGAACTTGCCAACACGATCATCTTCGAAGGCGCCGCCTCATTCATTCACATCATTGCGCTTGGCATGACGGTGATCATGATTCTACATATCAGGTCAAAGTTCACCGCTGTCG GCCGCAAGGAGATTATCACCTTCTTCTATCTGTACCTGGCTCTGACAATCTTCTCGCTCATCATCGATGCGGGCGTGGTTCCTCCTGGAAGTGATCCATTCCCGTATTTTGTCGCCGTTCAAAATGGATTCACATCTGCCTTGTGCACCTGCTTGCTCGTCAACGGATTCGTGGGATTCCAGCTCTACGAGGACGGAACTGCACTCTCAGTATGGCTGATCCGAATTACCTCTGGAATTATGTTCATCATGACATTCGTGATCTCGCTGTTGACCTTCAAGTCCTGGGGTGGTCTCGGACCCAACAACACCATCGGGTTGTTCGTGGTGCTCTATCTCCTGAATGCAATCTGCGTCGCCATCTATCTGGTCATGCAGCTGCTCTTGGTGTTGAACACACTGGAAGACCGCTGGCCGCTGGGCCATATCTCTTTCGGCGTGTTCATGTTCGTTATTGGTCAGGTACTGCTGTACGCTTTCAGCGACACCATCTGCAATAACGTCCAGCACTACCTAGACGGTCTTTTCTTCGCCACGGTCTGCAACCTGCTGgcagtgatgatggtctACAAGTTCTGGGATTCAATCACCAAGGAAGATCTAGAGTTCTCCGTTGGAGTCAAGCCAAATACATGGGAGGTCAAAGAGCCGCTTCCGGAGGAAGATCGTCGAACAACCGTTTATCAGGACGCCAACTCCGACTATGCCCCCAGCATGTACCATCATCGCGCTTCCACATACGGCCACCATAATTACTAG
- a CDS encoding uncharacterized protein (ID:PFLUO_005381-T1.cds;~source:funannotate), which produces MAAHIVPAQVFSQSANEPIPPAPDYFALPLSLSLSTLIRTRSARRRSVCTTPHVTEEQFPKVGRRGSILKKLAGPRENAKRFLRLRSSGVPSSPTPPRLSPRSSLIRPVSEIIVSPRNAEVEQPPSPLEMHSGASTATEVLPRAVVPDLTTTSGPELVTPFTPLRNEKIVATGSGITVGIALTEPVLYLQGYDHHDPSTKKSAILRGQLHLKVTKCVKIKKISICFRGHAQTDWPDGIPPKKVHFHDKKDLFTHGVIYFNHGDTALMQNDYGAHFYQHARPISSLSGKEAVTSTTRELFSKSGSATNINQTSREAKRLSLQLNQGHSRSFSKNEPPTNTQNQPQRNYRMFPVGDYLYSFEFPIDGSLPETIKTDLGFVRYDLEAGVERSGAFRPNLLGTMEIPVIRTPAEGSLEQVEPIAISRNWEDQLHYDIVISGKSFPLGSQIPIAFKLTPLAKVECHRIKVFVTENTQHWTADKSVHRFQPAKKVLLFEKRADTASTSTYPGSSMRVTAGGGIEWDHRAAAARGEEIVDRSRTNLLGNLASETGVGPTEMEFSVQLPSCQEMKARDEPHRLHFDTTYENIQINHWIKIVLRLSKVDEKDPSKRRHFEISIDSPFHILSCKATQANIYLPAYEGPAPNVNPPAQEFECGCPGAPLATSSRESVATQASGSDREDVNSNLNRRGSVGRGFSRSFTNGSGGLAPPPQAHLAQEQHAPNPPRPMHLLRAPSYAPPAFEDVEPAPPLITPPPDYTSIVADGDREAALEDYFSRTTFEPEHDDDHEERGLGRVDVPLTPGGRVHRSMDVPREWVRLSDLQYNG; this is translated from the exons ATGGCCGCTCACATTGTCCCCGCGCAGGTATTCTCGCAATCTGCGAATGAGCCGATCCCACCAGCGCCGGACTACTTCGCGCTTCCTCTGTCGCTATCGCTCTCGACCCTGATTCGGACACGGTCGGCCCGACGCCGGAGTGTCTGTACCACCCCCCACGTCACCGAGGAACAATTTCCCAAGGTTGGTCGACGCGGGTCGATTCTGAAAAAACTGGCGGGCCCACGTGAGAACGCGAAGCGCTTTCTCCGCCTGCGCTCCTCCGGTGTCCCATCGTCGCCAACCCCGCCGCGCCTGTCACCGCGCTCCTCGCTTATCCGGCCTGTCTCGGAGATCATTGTGTCTCCACGGAATGCGGAGGTAGAGCAGCCGCCCTCCCCATTAGAAATGCACTCGGGAGCTTCCACCGCCACCGAGGTCCTGCCTCGGGCAGTCGTCCCCGATCTCACGACCACCTCCGGCCCCGAATTGGTCACGCCGTTCACCCCGCTTCGCAACGAAAAGATTGTCGCCACGGGAAGCGGCATCACCGTTGGCATTGCCCTGACAGAACCCGTACTGTATCTACAAGGTTACGATCACCATGATCCCAGCACCAAAAAATCGGCGATTCTGCGCGGCCAATTACATTTGAAGGTTACCAAATGtgtcaaaatcaaaaagatcTCGATTTGCTTTCGCGGACACGCGCAGACAGACTGGCCAGATGGTATCCCACCCAAGAAGGTCCATTTCCACGATAAAAAGGACTTGTTCACCCATGGCGTGATCTATTTCAACCACGGCGATACGGCATTGATGCAGAATGATTACGGCGCACATTTCTATCAACATGCGCGACCAATCTCCTCCTTGTCTGGAAAGGAGGCCGTCACCTCGACTACTCGAGAGCTGTTTTCCAAGAGCGGCTCGGCCACGAATATCAACCAGACGAGCCGAGAAGCCAAGCGTCTCTCGCTGCAATTGAATCAGGGCCATTCCCGAAGTTTCAGCAAGAACGAGCCTCCAACAAACACTCAAAACCAGCCGCAACGCAACTATCGAATGTTCCCGGTGGGCGACTACCTGTATAGCTTCGAGTTCCCAATCGATGGCTCCCTCCCGGAGACGATCAAGACCGATCTCGGATTCGTGCGGTATGACCTTGAGGCCGGCGTGGAGCGATCCGGCGCGTTTCGGCCCAACCTCCTGGGCACGATGGAGATTCCCGTAATTCGCACCCCGGCTGAGGGCTCGTTGGAGCAAGTGGAGCCGATTGCGATCTCGCGGAATTGGGAAGACCAGCTGCACTACGACATTGTCATTTCGGGGAAATCGTTCCCACTGGGATCTCAGATCCCCATTGCGTTCAAGTTGACGCCCTTGGCGAAAGTCGAGTGCCACCGCATTAAGGTCTTTGTGACGGAGAACACCCAGCATTGGACCGCAGATAAGAGCGTCCATCGGTTTCAGCCAGCTAAGAAAGTGCTTCTTTTTGAGAAACGGGCCGATACGGCAAGCACAAGCACCTACCCCGGAAGCTCCATGCGGGTCACCGCAGGCGGTGGAATTGAGTGGGATCACCGTGCTGCTGCCGCgagaggagaagagattGTGGATCGGAGTCGGACCAATTTGCTGGGAAATCTCGCGAGCGAGACGGGCGTCGGTCCAACGGAGATGGAATTCAGTGTGCAATTGCCGAGTTGTCAGGAAATGAAGGCCCGAGACGAGCCCCATCGCCTGCATTTTGATACGACTTACGAGAACATTCAGATCAATCATTGGATCAAG ATTGTGCTTCGTCTGTCCAAGGTTGACGAAAAAGATCCGAGCAAAAGACGGCATTTTGAGATCTCCATCGACTCCCCATTCCACATCCTCTCCTGCAAAGCCACGCAGGCTAATATCTATCTTCCGGCATACGAGGGACCTGCGCCAAATGTGAATCCTCCAGCTCAGGAATTTGAATGCGGTTGCCCCGGTGCGCCTTTGGCAACCTCTTCTCGAGAGAGCGTCGCGACGCAGGCTTCCGGGTCGGATCGCGAGGACGTCAACTCCAATCTGAATCGCCGAGGATCCGTCGGCCGGGGCTTCTCCCGAAGCTTCACAAACGGGTCGGGAGGCTTAGCTCCCCCACCGCAGGCGCATCTGGCTCAGGAGCAACACGCACCCAACCCCCCGCGCCCGATGCATCTCCTCCGCGCACCCTCGTACGCCCCACCGGCTTTTGAGGATGTTGAGCCCGCTCCTCCTCTCATCACTCCGCCGCCAGATTACACCTCTATCGTCGCCGACGGGGATCGTGAGGCCGCGTTGGAGGATTACTTCTCGCGGACGACGTTCGAGCCAGAGCACGACGATGACCACGAAGAGCGCGGCCTCGGCCGCGTTGATGTACCTCTCACCCCCGGCGGGCGCGTGCATCGCAGCATGGACGTGCCGAGGGAGTGGGTGCGCCTCTCGGACTTGCAGTACAATGGCTAG
- a CDS encoding uncharacterized protein (ID:PFLUO_005387-T1.cds;~source:funannotate), whose product MSGRILSHRLAPLVRNGLLARHLHNAGSRTGGLLRADGGAALRGRAWPTGANAIHNNVPAVRTISFARMLPKLALKLARVPAMFGGATIAGLAYIQYQANQAGTYAIDVLKRAGETAGDKASTLFQGLQDVAEQTQRGFNKTKDDIDVPEWLQKILRLDEQSQSEGGDSSGGGGKDPKESRATAGAAAAATGAAFGYEQSDEDDARGEREVAEDDQMMLLTRKMIEIRNILQTVGQSSTLTLPSIVVIGSQSSGKSSVLEAIVGHEFLPKGSNMVTRRPIELTLVNTPNAQAEYGEFPALGLGKITDFSQVQRTLTDLNLAVPEKDCVSDDPIQLTIYSPNVPDLSMIDLPGYIQVAGHDQPPELKQKISDLCDKYIQAPNVVLAISAADVDLANSTALRASRRVDPRGERTIGVITKMDLVDPERGHDVLSDKKYPLRLGYVGVVSKIPQTTALFSRGSGNITSAILKNEQAFFSAHPAEFGAHSDVSVGVSTLRKKLMNVLEQTMASSLAGTRDAISQELEEATYEFKVQYNDRPLSAESYLAESLDSFKHSFKAFAEGFGRPQVREMLKAELDQRVMDILAQRYWNKPVEDLNVPMLELDPLKDLPKADPENLFWHRKLDASTSSLTKLGIGRLATTVVANALQNHVDQLLSTSTFSSHPAAHKQITDACTGILNERFFSTSDQVENCIKPFKFEIEVEDPEWTKSRESVTKVLKEELRACESSVKHVEDFVGKRKLKDVMSFIDKVRKGDVVLEGNGAGGAGGFSSALLERGREGVFLRDRAELIKMRLLAVRSKQCATQKNKYYCPEVFLDVVADKLTATAVLFLNVELLSEFYYNFPRELDMRLGRHLSDAEIERFAREDPRIRRHLDIIRKKELLELALQKIEGIRQLDGRAMHRTSERPKPSKETRSRWNLF is encoded by the exons ATGAGCGGGAGGATACTCTCCCACCGACTTGCGCCGCTCGTGCGGAACGGTCTCCTGGCGCGCCATCTTCACAATGCCGGCTCAAGAACGGGGGGTCTCCTACGCGCAGATGGCGGTGCCGCCCTCAGGGGACGCGCCTGGCCTACAGGAGCGAATGCAATTCACAACAATGTCCCAGCCGTCCGGACGATCTCCTTCGCGCGAATGCTTCCGAAGCTGGCACTGAAGCTCGCCAGGGTACCCGCCATGTTTGGGGGCGCCACTATTGCGGGCTTGGCCTATATCCAATATCAAGCAAACC AAGCGGGAACTTATGCGATAGATGTTTTGAAACGAGCCGGAGAAACCGCGGGCGACAAGGCTTCGACTTTATTCCAGGGACTCCAGGACGTGGCCGAGCAGACACAGCGAGGGTTCAATAAAACGAAAGACGACATAGATGTTCCGGAGTGGTTACAGAAGATCCTCCGTCTCGATGAACAGTCCCAATCCGAAGGCGGCGATTCGtctggtggaggagggaaagaCCCCAAGGAGAGCCGGGCTACTGCAGGAGCAGCTGCCGCTGCAACAGGCGCTGCGTTTGGATACGAGCAatctgatgaggatgacgcACGCGGGGAGAGAGAAGTCGCGGAGGACGACCAGATGATGCTCCTCACCCGCAAAATGATCGAGATCCGGAATATCCTCCAGACTGTTGGCCAGTCTAGTACGCTGACCCTTCCATCGATTGTGGTGATCGGATCGCAGTCGTCGGGGAAGAGTTCGGTTCTGGAGGCTATTGTTGGTCACGAGTTCCTGCCTAAGGGTTCGAACATGGTGACCCGGCGGCCCATTGAATTGACGCTGGTCAACACCCCTAACGCCCAAGCGGAGTATGGTGAATTTCCAGCGCTTGGCCTCGGCAAGATTACGGACTTTTCTCAAGTCCAGCGCACATTGACGGACCTGAATCTTGCCGTTCCTGAGAAGGACTGTGTCTCGGATGATCCAATTCAGTTGACTATCTATTCTCCAAACGTTCCGGACCTCTCCATGATTGATCTTCCGGGATACATTCAGGTTGCTGGTCATGATCAACCTCCGGAGTTGAAGCAGAAGATCTCGGATCTTTGCGACAAATATATCCAGGCCCCAAACGTTGTGCTGGCCATCTCTGCAGCTGATGTCGACCTGGCAAACTCGACTGCACTGAGAGCCAGTCGCCGTGTGGACCCTCGGGGAGAGCGGACTATCGGAGTCATTACCAAAATGGATCTGGTAGACCCTGAGCGCGGACACGACGTTCTCTCTGACAAGAAGTATCCTCTCCGACTGGGTTATGTGGGTGTCGTGAGCAAGATTCCTCAGACCACTGCACTCTTCTCCCGAGGCTCTGGAAACATCACTAGTGCTATTCTCAAGAACGAGCAGGCTTTTTTCTCAGCACATCCAGCGGAGTTCGGTGCACACTCTGACGTCTCGGTCGGCGTTTCAACATTACGTAAGAAGTTGATGAATGTCCTTGAGCAGACTATGGCATCTAGCCTGGCAGGAACCAGAGACGCCATCAGCCAAGAGCTTGAAGAAGCCACTTATGAGTTCAAGGTGCAATATAACGACCGGCCCTTGAGCGCGGAGTCTTATCTGGCAGAGAGTCTGGATAGCTTTAAACATTCCTTCAAGGCATTTGCCGAAGGGTTTGGTCGGCCGCAGGTCAGGGAGATGCTCAAGGCTGAGCTGGACCAGCGGGTCATGGACATCTTGGCTCAACGGTATTGGAACAAGCCAGTAGAGGACTTGAATGTGCCAATGCTGGAACTGGATCCCCTTAAGGATCTTCCGAAAGCCGACCCCGAAAATCTGTTTTGGCATCGGAAACTTGATGCCTCTACTTCCTCTTTGACGAAGCTGGGTATTGGCAGATTGGCGACAACGGTGGTCGCCAATGCTCTCCAGAACCATGTGGATCAGCTTCTATCTACTTCCACTTTTTCGTCCCACCCCGCTGCCCATAAGCAAATAACCGATGCATGCACCGGAATTCTGAACGAACGATTCTTCAGCACTAGCGACCAAGTCGAGAACTGCATCAAGCCTTTCAAATTCGAGATCGAGGTTGAAGACCCCGAATGGACCAAAAGCAGGGAGAGCGTGACCAAGGTGCTGAAGGAGGAACTCCGAGCCTGCGAATCAAGCGTCAAGCATGTCGAAGACTTTGTCGGGAAACGGAAACTCAAAGATGTGATGTCGTTCATTGACAAGGTCCGGAAAGGCGACGTGGTACTGGAAGGTAacggtgctggtggtgctggtgggtTCAGCTCCGCCTTGTTGGAGAGAG GCCGAGAGGGCGTCTTCCTCCGTGATCGAGCCGAGCTCATTAAGATGAGGCTTCTTGCTGTCCGATCCAAACAATGTGCCACGCAAAAGAACAAGTATTACTGCCCCGAGGTCTTCCTCGATGTAGTAGCCGACAAACTCACTGCGACGGCGGTCCTCTTCCTGAACGTCGAGCTCCTCTCTGAGTTCTACTACAACTTCCCCCGCGAGCTGGACATGCGACTCGGCCGCCATCTCTCCGATGCGGAAATCGAGCGCTTTGCCCGTGAAGATCCCCGcatccgccgccacctcgacatcatccgcaagaaggagttgctggagctggccCTTCAGAAGATCGAAGGGATCCGGCAGCTGGATGGCCGGGCTATGCACCGAACATCTGAACGTCCTAAACCAAGCAAGGAGACGCGGAGCCGCTGGAATTTGTTCTAG
- a CDS encoding uncharacterized protein (ID:PFLUO_005385-T1.cds;~source:funannotate), which produces MDDGNSRNAALASVDGLSTRSRSGSAGSAGSGHKRTLSGTLLSKLSFLRMSQATKPAPHSQHPDMEQDADGEDVKSSLLQTTDEGSTERAGGKAMSAVLQQQQRRTRRRRGSLRKTALLGTRLESRDKRAASIKANNALEEDSFRPQHDSQRSARAKASPDAEPTPRGYFDDEGDESQPSWFRVSAQQKVLRPSIARRRQSLSRQSLSKRHDMGDETGTDEEDLVAFPRISTANNSPTVPVANSSTRTGAASLHIPTASSGSDSYYPLQPDTAYRPVHRTKSSPLATHSVEMKSSSDIARDYSETEWWGWTILIVTWLVFVVGIGSCFEVWSWAWDVGETPYAPPELEDDPTLPIVGYYPALIILTAVMAWVWVVVAWIGMKYFKHANISGEDI; this is translated from the coding sequence ATGGATGATGGCAACAGCAGGAATGCGGCACTCGCTTCGGTCGACGGACTATCCACTCGCTCACGATCAGGAAGTGCAGGCAGCGCAGGCAGCGGCCACAAGCGCACTCTTTCTGGAACCTTACTCTCGAAACTCTCCTTCCTTCGCATGAGCCAGGCCACCAAACCTGCGCCGCATTCACAACATCCCGATATGGAACAAGACGCGGATGGCGAGGACGTAAAGTCTAGCCTGCTGCAAACTACAGACGAAGGCTCGACGGAGCGTGCTGGTGGAAAGGCGATGTCAGCCGTGCTacagcaacaacaacgacgGACACGACGGCGAAGGGGCTCGTTACGGAAGACTGCATTGCTAGGCACGAGGCTAGAATCGCGAGACAAAAGGGCGGCTTCGATCAAAGCCAATAACGCCTTAGAAGAGGACAGCTTCCGACCTCAGCACGATTCACAACGATCTGCGAGAGCCAAGGCTTCGCCAGATGCTGAGCCCACGCCTCGGGGGTACTTTGATGATGAGGGCGACGAGTCCCAGCCGAGTTGGTTCCGCGTGAGCGCGCAACAAAAGGTTCTACGGCCATCTATCGCTCGGCGCCGTCAGAGTCTCTCCCGTCAGAGTCTCTCCAAGCGTCATGACATGGGCGATGAGACGGGCACCGATGAGGAAGACCTTGTTGCGTTCCCGCGGATCAGCACCGCGAACAATTCCCCCACAGTCCCTGTTGCAAATAGCAGTACCAGAACCGGGGCTGCATCTTTACACATCCCCACTGCCTCATCTGGCTCCGACTCTTATTACCCTCTTCAACCGGACACGGCCTACCGCCCGGTCCACCGTACCAAATCGTCGCCTCTTGCAACCCATTCTGTCGAGATGAAGAGCAGCTCCGACATTGCCAGGGATTACTCCGAGACCGAGTGGTGGGGCTGGACTATCCTCATTGTGACCTGGCTGGTCTTTGTTGTGGGCATTGGCAGCTGCTTTGAGGTTTGGAGCTGGGCATGGGATGTCGGCGAAACCCCTTACGCACCACCGGAGTTGGAGGACGATCCGACCTTGCCTATTGTCGGCTACTATCCGGCTCTGATTATTTTAACGGCTGTGATGGCCTGGGTCTGGGTTGTCGTGGCTTGGATAGGCATGAAGTATTTCAAGCATGCAAATATATCCGGCGAGGATATTTGA